CGCATAGCAGAAATGGAGGAAGCCCATGAAGAGGAAAGGATGGCAAGGCATAATGCAGATCACCTCTCACAGCACGGTTCTAATTCAAGACCTCATTCACAGGTTTCCTGCTATTCAATTCTAatgtttatttattttgtgCAACTTAATTTCTTACAATTCTAATGCTTGATGTAGAGCCCAAGGTCCGAAGGCCATGTCGATGAGGAAAATCATGATGCTGAATCTGAAGATGATGGTTCAGATCACAATGCTCATTCCGATGCGGAGGAATTATTGCTTGCCAATAGGCGTTCAGCAGCCCCATCAGTGCAGCAGCCTCCTCGGTCCCAACAATGCAGCCCCACCAGTGTTGCCCCAGCAACCCTTCCAAGGAATGATGTCACTTGCTCGCCACATGAAGAACTTGTAATCTTCTCATCCAACATATGAATTTTATAATTCTGATTTTTTATAGTGGTTCCATCATATGAAGTGCCAATTTTTTGCTTCAGGTTGGAAAGGAGGTGATATTATATGCCATGTTGAGATCAGAGCTACCTGTTGCTAAGGGGACGATTATTTCAACTAATCCAAACACCATGGTAGGAGGTCAGGTACTTGGAAAGCAATATTGTGAAGTTATTGTGAATTTAGTGCTGAAAAGGGATGCAATTCTGCCTCGACCCTATGCTGAAATGAGCACTATGGCTGATGCTCAAATGATGTCAATTGCATGGCCATATAGAAAAGTAATCACCTGAACTtgtctttgtttatttttttccatctctGGTGATTGACCAAGATGCTAACTGATGGTATGTGTTGTAGTTGAAAGTTAGCAAGGCATCAAAATCCTTCCAGGGTGCTGCAGCTAGTGCAGGTATTTATAGTTGCTAACTGATGATATGTCACATACTTATGATTTAGATTAAGCATGACCTTGCAAACATAGAAGAAGCATGGAATGTACCATATCTTCTAAAACCATGGAGATGCTTGGGTGCTGTATGAGCTACTTTGATGATATGGCATTTTACTTTTCTGCTACTTTGCTCAAAATTATCACTGATTCCATGACATTGCTTTCAGGCAGTTTTGGAAGAAATGCTAGAAGGGTCCCTTGAAGCTGGTTGCAAGCTAATCAAGTGTTCATTGATTTTGTGTTGTTTTGGAGTATGTATAGATGACATTTTGCACTCAACCTTGGCTGCGAGCTTGGATGTTTGGCTGTGAGCTGAGCTTGGTTGTAGTGAATTTTGATATTTTGGTCTCAAATAGTAGATGCAGAAATGGTCTCAAATATTTTGGCTGTAAGCTGAGCTTGGATGTTTGACTTTTAATGATGTTAAGAAGTTGTAGCTGTGTATGATTGATGGACATGATGAGCTAGTGATGTTGTTATGTGGTTCCATTAATTGAATGAAAGCTTTTATACCTAATATGGTCGCTTGCTTTGTGATTTATGTGTGTACATGGATATTAGATTAATCTTTGTTTTGGATATTTTTGATATATCCAAACGATCCTGTTGAACTGTTGGTCGCTATAAACTCGTAAGAGCGTTGAATTATTGGTCGGTATAAATGCGTAGAGAGCAACCGACTATTGGTCGGTATAAATTCGTCGGTCGTTATAGCCTTATACCGACGCCACTTATAACGACTAAAGGCTGCGATCGGCATGATCCATCGTTACAACGGTTTGTACCGACCAAAACGAAGTCCCTACATTGTGGCTGTGGTATAGTGTCTGATCAGATGGAGGCGGGAGGTTCGTCATCAGCAGTGTTTAGCAAGTCTCGGGGATCATCTGGTGAGGAGGGGTAGCCTGACCTATCAGCGGCGACGTAACATCATGGGCGTAGACCTGATCATTTATTTGGTCGGGTCAAGCTCGGATGGAAAATTTGTACCCACAACTATTCTACAGGGATTGTCGAGCTGAAAAAGGACTCAAACTTAGTTGACAAATAAATTATCTAGGCAGGCTTGAGCTACCCCAAATTATTTTCAGGTTTGGTTTTCGCTGACCACGTCCAATCTCATAGCAAGCATGAACGGACCAAATCCCAATAAACTTGGATCGGGCCGTGCCAAAAATACTTAGGTTTACTAACATGGTACGCCACCTTGGGATAGGTGACCACGACCACATCATTGTAGGCGATAAGAGTGGGACATGCCCTTAGCTACAAGTAATTGTTTACTTAATATataaggtcctgtttgtttgagctttctaatagcttctcagcgtgaaaagtCAGAAGCTTAAATAAATAGGAAACTTCCTGTGCAGCTTCCGAAAAGCTAGAAGTTCAGAAAAACTGAGTTTGTATGGGAAGTTCAAAAGCTCATTTTTCTGagtttttttagctttttgagtccagaaagctaaacacatcttttaAAATCTAGTGTTggattttcagaaaaaaagccAGCAgcagtttttcaaaaaaactcaAAAGCTACAGCTCAAATAAACATGCCCTAAATTAAATTAAGTATATGATCCCACAAAATAATTTATAGCATATTCTAAAATTTATTAGTTTAGTTAAATTAGTATATGCACAATACCTACAAATTAGTCTATAGAATTTATGCACATGGCCACGTGGTTATCATAAGTACAAACTCATGCTCTTAAGGATGATTATCATATTTTCGTTCTATGATAGAGTGAAAATTCTTTTTCACACTATTATGGAGTGAAAatgaattatttttataataatccCTCTCATAGTGTTGTTTTCAAATacaaagaaaatatatattagaAATAAAAAGTTTCCACATATCTTTATTATTTGATTTGATTGGCTTCGcaaatcctaaaattttacattCTCAAGAGGGATGTACTAAAACCAGAAGCCGTGGTTGCCTCGCAACAGGCCGCAGACTTCTGACCAGCGTTGACCGGTGAGCCTGTGGACACCGCGGCTTCCCTCGTGGCCTCATCTGACCGTCGCCGCCGAAGGGGAAAACGCAGGTGTTCTTGTTTCTCTCTCCAGCCCAAACTGGTGGCGGAATCAACCCAAAACCTTGCCAGATTTCCAACCTGATTACGACATGGTAACTTGCACCCAATCGATTCGATTGCTCGCGCGCTCTCACGGTTTGCATCCAATCGGATCCGACTAAaatttccatctttttcttggCTTGCGGCGGTGCAGATCCGGTTCATCCTGCTGCAGAACCGGCAGGGGAAGACGCGGCTGGCCAAGTACTACGTCCCGCTCGAGGACTCGGAGAAGCACAAGGTCGAGTACGAGGTGAGAGACGGGTGGATCAGAGCTGCTTTCGGCCCGGATCTTGATTCTGTGTTCGGGTTTCTTGATTCGGTTTCTTGCTGACCCGCAGGTGCACCGGCTGGTCGTCAATCGGGACCCCAAGTTCACCAATTTCGTCGAGGTAATCCGGCTTCCTGGATCTTTGCAATTTCTTCTTAGAATACTTTGCAACTTCTGAAATGGGAGGTGGACAAATTTAGGGATTCTGGGTTCATTCACGATGGGGATAAATGGGGGTTCATTTTCTTTCCGTTGATGAGGGTAACAACTAACAATTGAGCAGATTATATGAGCTGTTGATCAAGAATTAAAGACGTGTTGTTCATAGATTGATTACGTGAGCTACGTGAGTGAATGAGTGGTATATGTTGTAGGCATAGGTTATTTATCTTACCAGAGTTTCGATTTCTTGGTGGAAGTTTTGTTAAGGCTACAACCTAGTAGGTTGATTTGAGAATTAAGGATATATCTGGTTATCTAACATAACGTACGATTGATCTGTCAGTACACCGTATTACTTGGGATAGTCCAAAATATTCTTGGAGACTCACTAATCTTATTGCTAGTTACCATTGAATTCGTTGAATGCTAAGAAGCAACTAGATCTTGGTCCAACAAGCTGTACAAATAGGGATATGCACCTTATGAAATTAACTTCCATTTCTTTTTAGAATTATTCATATTACTGTGACTGAAAATGGGAGGGAGAGAGCAAATGGAGCATATGCTGATGTCTGATTTAAAAGAATGCAAAATAAATTCAAGTCATGTGGAAAAATTTATAAATCATTTTCAATGCTGGTTGGGGGATTTGTCACTAGATTCAATATTTTGCAGAAAAAAACACTGTCCAGGGCATTTTGAGTCCATTGTGAAGTTCATGTTTTCTGAAATGAATAGTATAGTTATTGGTGATTGGCATAGATTAGTATGTTTCTAGAGCAAAACCTCATTTCTTTTAAATCTAGATTCTGTAACCATGAGCCTGTTGGTTCAAATTGTTTGTTCATCTGGCAGGGTTGGTTTTGAACCCCCCAGTACCTTGACTAGTTTTTTACTACCTTGTATTGCACCCATGGGGTACAGGTTAAGTAGAAAGTATAAAATCAATTTCCGATTAAAGTATTTGTTGTACTTTTTACTGAACCGTGTGGACCTGACTACTGGGCCCTGAATTTTTCAGTTACTTACTTTTTCCTCTGCTAATCTGGAATTTTTCTTATGCAGTTTCGCACACACAAAGTTATCTACAGGAGATATGCAGGGCTGTTTTTTTCAATTTGTGTGGACATAACTGACAACGAGTTGGCATACTTGGAATGCATTCACTTGTTTGTTGAGATATTGGACCATTTCTTTAGCAATGTTTGTGAGCTTGACTTGGTTTTTAATTTTCACAAGGTAACATGTCTTTCTTTATCTATTTGACCCTGTAATATTAATTGTTTGTCGAACAGTTATGATCCTAGATGCTGATGATCCTTTGTGTTTGTTAAACAAAAACGCCATTagactaagggggcgtttggatctttagtcctgactaaaatttatgtcacatcgaatattcggagactaattaggaggactaaatatgagctaattataaaactaattacacagatggaggctaattcacgagacgaatctattaagcgtaattaatccatcattagcacatgtttactggagcatcacattgtcaaatcatggattaattagacttaatagattcgtctcgcaaattagtctccatctgtgcaattagttttgtagttagtctatgtttaatactcctaattagtatctaaacattcgatgtgacaggaattttaggaggtgctaaagaaacaaacaccccctaactagTGGACTTGTTTATACTCTTTCTGCTTAACTGTTTAACTATACATATGTAGCCTTTATTGTTCACCACGTAGCATCCGCAAGTAATAGTTTatattttcatatattttttttgaaatggcaAGAAAAGGTGTTAGAATTCAGATGACTAAATACTGAACATACAATTAAGATTTTATGAACCTTGGTTTATGATTTTAGCAATTTAAGTTCAAAGTTTACGTATTCTTATTTTTGTTCCCTTTATCTTGAAGGTTTATCTGATTCTAGATGAGTTTATTCTTGCTGGAGAACTGCAAGAAACAAGCAAAAAGGTATACATCATTTTCTCCCCCTCTCTTCTTAGAGTATATTCCGCCTCAACTGATAGGACCTGCCAGTCATTCTTGTACAGTTTCTATGAATAATACATGCATATACCAGTTCTTAGAGTATATTCCGCCACAACTGACAGGACCTGCCACTCATACTTGTACAGTTTCATGAATGACAAATACATATATCGGTTCTCCACTGTTCCAAAAAGTAGCTGATTTTTTTAGGTCCGAATGGGAAAGTTACATCAAACTGGCTTTTGCCTTTATTTCTTAGCTATTTCTTAGAAAGTCAAGAGTTTCATGAGCTGTAACCTTCTTAGCACAAACCATCCATCGCCGTAGGCAGAGCTCCCCATACAGCAGGGTGGGGCAGCTGCCCCAGCTACCCAGTAGATTGAAGACCCCTTCCCCCCTCTTCCTCGGTGAATCTGGGCGTTGAATCGTGGCTGTGTGAGTCCGTCAATAATGGCGTTgaatgaaggaagaagaaagaggaacagGAACAAGTGAACAACCTGTTATGTGGGTGTATGGGCCAACTGGGCCTGCGAATCCATGAGGTGTTTTATGTTTTGGAAGAGGCCCAAACAACCATTCTACTACCTCTGCTGGCCTCCAGAGAGCCAGCTCTGCTTTTAGTTGCTCGATGTTCGCCGCCTGGCTGGCGTCGGCTGTCCCCTAGCGCGCTAGCCAGGGCCAAGGCCTGAGAAAGGGATAATGCCCAATCTCTGAGGTACTGCTTCTTGGCACGACGAGGTTGGCGTCTACACCAGCAGGACCGAGTAGAATTCTGCCCCAGCTAGAATTTTGGGCGAGCTCTGCCTACCTTCGCCACAAACTTTATTGAGTTTTAATGCATTTGGATTGAATTTCAGAGTGTCCATTGGGTGACAAGTTTCAGACTTGTAAGCTAAAACGTGATAACCAACTTGTATTAGGATCTTGATTCACCTGTCCAATCCCCTACCCCAAGATTCTGATTGTGGGCTTTTGTGTTAAAGCATAGATAATGAATTAATGATAATCAATACCCCTTTCAATTTTGCAGGCGATAATTGAGCGAATGGGTGAACTAGAGAAGCTGGAATGAGGGTGAGGGGGAAGAGGCGGCCGCTGCAGTGCCCCATGGCTGCTCACCATTTGTACAATAATTTGTAGGTGTTGTGCATTTACTTTCGTTGTTCTTCATTTCGGATTTCATTGGTTGGGTGAATGGTCCATGCCATCACTTTGTCTCAAGTAACCGTTGCTTACCTGAGATTGCTTGCATGTTACAGAAACTTCACTGTAGTTAGTTTCTCACTGCAGcgatgtaaaaaaaaaaagttttctaCTTTGTTGCCAAACCAGCTGCAGATGAGAAGCTCGTTAGTGAACGTGAATCCCAAGCTGATGCAAATTGGATCACCACATCAAAGGATTAGTCACAGACATATGAAATTATCGTGAAATTACGTTCGTGTAGTAAGGCAAGGATTAAAACCAAATGCACTGAGGGACTGAGGCCCAAGCGAACTTCATCAAGATCTGTGAGATTAAGGGGGTGTCTGATACctcgctaaactttagcacctgtcacatcggatgtttgatactaattaggagtgttaaatatagtctaattataaaactaattgtacagatggagtttaattcgtgagacgaatctattaagtctaattagtccatgatttaacaatgtggtgctacagtaactatttgctaatgatgtatTAATTAGCTTTAGTAGATTCCTCTCGCGAGTAAGActatccgtgcaattagttttgtaattagctcatgttagtccttctaattagtatccgaacatctgatgtaaCCCTGCTTTATCACCTCGTATCAAACAGCCGGGGTCTTTTCTTTGCACGTCAAACAGGCGGGTGCTGTTGGAGTACTGTACAACACTCATTTCTTTATGCAATGTGCAATTAATGATCGTGACGGTGAtcaataaaaaggaaaagttgCAAAAATCCACCTATACATTTAGGGGATTTCAAATACCCATCCGCGCCGCGGCTCACTTTTCTTACAGTCTAAAACCTGCAaattttatgcattttcaaatGTAGATTGCCATTTCATTTGAACCAGTGCTTCACAATGTGCTCATTCCAGCCATCGATGCCAATGCCACCTATGAATTCAGAGCTTGCCATTTCATTTGTATCCCATCTAATTTCAGTAGCCATGCAATGCATGTTTGTCCTCCCGGTAGCCTTACAGGAACCAACAATACCAAGGGTGCTGATAGTTCTTGTGGCACAGTGCTGCTCACTCCTGATACTGAGTGTCATTCAAACTACCTGCTGTTCGGAGGTGCAGGGAACTCTAGACATGAAATGGATGGAATGAAACAAGATCATCTGCAGAGCCAAGAATCGAGCATTGGATAAATTCAAGTATGCCATCTCTTATGCCACAAATGAAGGTTCACTCATTCACATGACAGGGTAAACTGAAGCAACCGAATATTTATGATTTTGGGGAAGTATGCCATCGCTGCATGTTGGTGTTAGCTCTAGTAGATTCAATTTTGATGGTCTTCACAATTCCATGACCAAAGCAGAACAATTCTGAATGGCATGTGTGCAGAAGGAGCTGGAAGGTTACTGAACTGAATGTCTGAATCATGCGGGGGAGAATATGGTTGCAGTACAAGTGCAGGAAACGGTTCGGCAAACATGTCCAGTCAGAGAAACCATCGACTGGTTCAGAACTTCAGATAGGACGGCCTTATAATTTCTAAATGGTTGGAAGCCGGCAATCCGATCCATGTTCGCCTAGAGAAAGGAGCTTCACCCCCACCGCCACAGGCACAGGAAGGAATTTTCTGGACGAAAtttggagaaaagaaaaacaaacaggAAAAATCAAAAGTCGGATTCGCAGCTGGCGTCGGCAAAAGTCGGATTCCCGCCACGCGCCTCTGGCCTATAAATCCATCATCCTCTTCTGCcgctccatccatccatccttcTCTTCCGCCGCTCCCCTTCCGATCCGCGTcgtggagatggcggcgccgggCCCGGCGATCTTCGCCCGCGGCTTCCGCTTCAACCCATCCCCGCTCGAGGTCGCCACCTACTACCTcccccgcctcgtcgccggcgcgccgctgcACGAGGCCGTGCGCGCCGTCGTGCACCACGCCGACGTCTACGGCTGCGAGCCCGGCGACCTCGCCCGCCAGTTCTGCCCACTGCCCAGGACCGGGCACCGATTCTTCTTCACCCACTGCAAGCTGCAGCAGCCGCACAGGGCGGGGAAGGCCAGCAgggccgcgcgcgccgctggCTCCGGGTCGTGGCACTCGCAGAGCGTCAAGGACGTCGTGGACCACGCCGGTGTCAAGGTCGGCGAGATCAGGAAGCTCCGGTACAAGAAGGGCGGCGCGTACACGGACTGGCTCATGGACGAGTACTCGTGCTGCTTGGAGGATGCCGTCGCCGGCGACAGGCAGTTCGTGCTCTGCAACATCTACGTGTCCCCCAGGGCCGATCAAGGCTCCGCGGCGCGCCAAGAATCCGCCGCCTTCTTCGCTCCacctgcgcctgcgcctgcgcccgTCGTGatcgcgcaggcggcggcgcccaagAGGCCGGCGCCGCAGAGTGCCGAGCCGCCGTGCCCCAAGCGAATGCGGGGTGCCGTCGCCCCGACACCTCCGGTCGTGCAGCCGGCGGGTTATTGGACGGCGTCCTTCGCACCACCACTGCCGTACGTGCCTCACATCGCCGCTTCAGctcagcctccgccgccgccagtttcGACCCGTctcgcagcgccgccgctgagTCGCTCACTAGAACCCGCACCGCCGCAGCCTAAGCAgcggatgccgccgccgccaactctCCCGTTGGTACGTGCCTGCCACATGCCAGTGGAAGCACCGGCACGTCACTGCCAGCCGCCTCAGCCGTCCGTTCAGAGGAAGCAGAGCACACGTGATCCGTTTGAAGCCGCTGAGCTGGGAGACGAAGCAGAGGAGGAAAGGGTGGCAGCGCCTGATCCCAAGGAGTCCCCTGCAGCGCTTGTTGATCAAGATGACGACTGGGCCGAGTTGGAAAAGTGCATGGACGACGCCGTGCCAACAGCCGAGGGCTCGACGGTGAGTGAGGACGAGATGGACCAGACGAAGCAGAGCACGGGCGATCTGTTTGAAGCTGCCGAACTGAGAGACGAAGCAGAGAAGGAAAGTGTCGCAGCGCCTGGTCCGGCACAAGATTTCGACATGGACGAGTTTTGCAGGTCACTAGAAGGAAATGGCGACTTAGTAAGGCTCTTTGAGAATGAAGACAACGTGCTGACAGCCcaagcagaggaggaagcagctgCCAACTCTGAGGGCTCAACGATGGCTGAAGACGCGCCTGATCCATCGTCCATGGAGGAGTCGCCTGCGGCGGCACAAGATTTCGACATCGACGAGTTTTGCAAGTCAGTACAAGACGACATACGGGCATGCGAGCTGGACCACTTTGCATGCTCTTTCGAGAACGAAAGCTTTTACTGGGAGTATGGCATGGGTTAGGAAGAGATCCAGGTTGCAACTGGATTAGGAAGACTTGGTGACTGACGACAGCAAGAGCAGTAGCAGCTGCAGAAGAGCTCCATCCAGAAGAAGGATTGCAGAATTTGTAAACTTTTCTGCGGATGAAAATAATGTTATCCTTCCTAAATGTAACAACTCTGTATGTTGAATTCAGTTTGGGCAGTCTAACCTGCACGAATTCTGTTTGAATTCTGTATGTTAAACTTTTTTGAAAGCTCTGGTTGCAAATTTGTTTCTGCGGATCAAGGTCTTGCCAAATTCTCTAACCTGCGTGCAATAGCTATTGGCATTTGGCAACACATTCTAAAATCCTCTTACCCTACGTTCCTTATCAAACTCAACATACGAACGCTATCTATTGGCTGCAAATCGATTTTATCCATCCCTCCCGTCCCCTTCCTGCGTTccggccgacggcggcgtgaGCGTCGAGGCGGTGGTGGCTAACTGCGGAGGAGTCGGCGCACGGGCCCGTGTGGGGTTCCCGGTCGACGGCGAGGTtgagggcggaggaggagaacgcGGAGGACAGGCGACAGCATCTCATTGCGTGCCGGCCTTGCTCAGGAGGACGTCACCGGCCGGGCTCGGGCGGCGGAACGGAAgccggcgccagcgccgcaATCGGCGTACGTAGACCGCGGTAAACAAATTTGCAAATCGCCCCGGGCGGTTCCTGAACTTCGCAAAATACCCCCTGATTTGGATCACGATTACTAATCGggatccaaatatttacatattAGACCCTGAatcggatcgcgactattaatcgccatccatatttttgccgCTCGTCTGGGCCACGGTGTTTGCAGCGGATCGAAGCGGAGGAGGCCcggcgcagggcggcggcgggcgaaagGTTGTTCCCGCACGTCGGCCGGCGGTTTACCACGGCGAGAGATGACTGCAAAAGCACGATTCCACATTCAAGGTAAATAACAGAGGAGGCTAACAAGGCAGGCATTGGAATTGAGgtcagaattcagaaagaatTCACAGAGAGAAGCGCATGAAAACATGATTAGTGTATGGTGGAATTAGCCACATCCAATTTGAGGGCAGCAGCAATGATGTACTCAAGTCAACGCGCGTACTGAAAAGAGAGCTccaagctaaaatttagtacaCTAGACCCACACGAATTGTATAAAATTTCTGCAAGCAATCAGTCTGCAAAATTTAGTAGCCTTAGCACATTTTTATTCCTTCCTTCATAATATTAAAGGAGGGACATTGACCAGGGTGGGGCGCATAATTGCGTACAAAGATTTCATTTTCATCTGGCCAACGCAACTAAACGGAACATGGGCATGGCACACCGTTGAAACTACAAATTCGATGAACTGATGATAAGGACTAATAATGCATGGTGGGTAGGAAGATAGCAGCGGAACTACCATCCGGTGATCCAGGCGGCGAACGGCGCCCAACGGTCGCCGGAGAGGCGCGCGCTCCAATAGTAGAGGCCGCCGGAGGTGGGGAAGGCGGAGCAGATCTCGGCCATGGAGAGCCCGACGGCCATGGTGAAGGCACCGGCGACGAACCAGCCGAGCGCCATGGTGGCGGGGCCGCCGAAGGTGAGGCTGGTGTTGTAGAGCGTGTGACCCCCGTCAGCACCGAGATGACGGAGAAGGAGATGGAGAAGTTGGACAGCACCCTGCAAGCGCGGTCGAGGAAGAACCAGCAGGTAAAGATCGAGCGAAGCAGCAGGAAGCAGAACAAGAAATGGTCAAACTGATACCGGAGAGACGGCGGCGTACGAGAGGTGGCGCTTGAGCTCCTGCTTGTATCCGAGCTCGCGCAGGCGGCCGTGGTCGGTGCCGGGGgcatcggcggcgacggcgggcgggggATTGTTCCAGCTCATGGAGCCGCGCCGTGGGCAGCTTGCACCGGTGCGGTCAGTGGAGCTGTCAGCTGTGtggtggcgactggcgaggtGCCGGCGGGGAGACGCTGAGACGTGGAGAAAAAGTCAATTGGCGAGGGAGCGATCGTGACAGGGGAAGCTGAGTCAACTCTAGAGTGAGCCGGAGTttcttatttgaaaaaaaaagagtgagccggagtttggactttggagcgATTCCTATCACGTTTGTTCGGCAAGAACCTCTGCAGCTtcgattttcttttttctcaccGGATGTCTCCGACGAGACTGTTTGCCGAGgcgcatggctccaactccaaatTAGAGGGCAGAGTTAAGTGGAATTAGCCAAATACCTTAACTCCATTTTTTTTAAGCAGCCCAACTCTACGGAGTGTTTGGAGCCTCAGTTCATTTTGGCGGAGCACCTCATTTGCAACTTCAAAATTCTCATATATGAATCTACTCATGGAGTTCGGGGGTAATTACCTAACTTTGCTACCGGTTAAACATGCATACCGATTCATTCTAATTTTTTCCCCGCCCGACGGTCTCCTGTTCATCCTTCTCCTCCCGACCTCTTCTCCCCGACGCGCTTGGCCGGGGGCGCTGCCCGCCACCCGCTGCCTGTCACACCTCAAAATTCCAGTTTTGGGATGTGAACAATTAACACTAATGAAACAATAGATTTTTCtcatatttataattttttcaaCAGTTAATTGCTAGCAAAGCATTTAATTATAGGAAAATCTTGTATTTTctgaaaaataattaatatatgttatataattttgttttgtgcattcatgccaaATAGTTTGCACTAGGTTTTTATTGGATGAAAAATGTGGTTTTTATTGGATGCAAAATGTATTTCAAATTTCGATCGAATTTTCAATTAGATTCAAGTTAGTTTAAATCCTAAACATCTCTTGGGCCAAAACCCTTCCTATCCGAGGCCCAACCCAGCTCACCTCCTCGTTATCTCGCTGAGCAGTGGGTCCCGCTCATCATCCCTATCCCAAGCGCCGCGACGCAACAACCTGCGCCTCGCCCGCACGTCCACGCCCACATCGGGAGGATCCTGATCCCTCCGCAGTTCCCCTCTCTCACTCTATAAAACGAGACGGTGCTATCCCCCTCGTTCCTTTCGCATCTACAGCCCACCCGCCTTCCAGCGCAACAGACCCGCCGCCGTTTCCTCGCCTCCGAGCAGTAAGACGACGACGTCGCCCTCCCTGTCCTCCCTCCCTTGCGCTCCCTCATCTCTGTCTCGCTCTTTTCGACGCTGCAGGACAGACAAGAAGGAAGCCCCACGCGTCTGGTCGCCATTGTGCAGCAGGAACCGAGTCCATGGCGAAGCACTGGCTGCCGCTCCGCCTCTGGCCGTCCCCTCCGTGCTGGGCCCgaactgcgccgccgctgccctctACGATGCCCTAGGTGAGATCCCCATCCCGAGGGCTTTCCGTTTTGCCACTTCCCGTCGATTTCCGTGCACCGTAGGCCGATCTGCCGTTTTGCGGTGAAGTTCCGGCAGCGCACAGGAGCACGTGCATGGCGCCGCCGTG
This genomic window from Setaria viridis chromosome 8, Setaria_viridis_v4.0, whole genome shotgun sequence contains:
- the LOC117833580 gene encoding AP-2 complex subunit sigma produces the protein MIRFILLQNRQGKTRLAKYYVPLEDSEKHKVEYEVHRLVVNRDPKFTNFVEFRTHKVIYRRYAGLFFSICVDITDNELAYLECIHLFVEILDHFFSNVCELDLVFNFHKVYLILDEFILAGELQETSKKAIIERMGELEKLE
- the LOC117834271 gene encoding uncharacterized protein, translating into MAAPGPAIFARGFRFNPSPLEVATYYLPRLVAGAPLHEAVRAVVHHADVYGCEPGDLARQFCPLPRTGHRFFFTHCKLQQPHRAGKASRAARAAGSGSWHSQSVKDVVDHAGVKVGEIRKLRYKKGGAYTDWLMDEYSCCLEDAVAGDRQFVLCNIYVSPRADQGSAARQESAAFFAPPAPAPAPVVIAQAAAPKRPAPQSAEPPCPKRMRGAVAPTPPVVQPAGYWTASFAPPLPYVPHIAASAQPPPPPVSTRLAAPPLSRSLEPAPPQPKQRMPPPPTLPLVRACHMPVEAPARHCQPPQPSVQRKQSTRDPFEAAELGDEAEEERVAAPDPKESPAALVDQDDDWAELEKCMDDAVPTAEGSTVSEDEMDQTKQSTGDLFEAAELRDEAEKESVAAPGPAQDFDMDEFCRSLEGNGDLVRLFENEDNVLTAQAEEEAAANSEGSTMAEDAPDPSSMEESPAAAQDFDIDEFCKSVQDDIRACELDHFACSFENESFYWEYGMG
- the LOC117833579 gene encoding amino-acid permease BAT1 homolog, producing the protein MSWNNPPPAVAADAPGTDHGRLRELGYKQELKRHLSYAAVSPGAVQLLHLLLRHLGADGGHTLYNTSLTFGGPATMALGWFVAGAFTMAVGLSMAEICSAFPTSGGLYYWSARLSGDRWAPFAAWITGW